A portion of the Anoxybacillus gonensis genome contains these proteins:
- a CDS encoding glucose-1-phosphate adenylyltransferase yields MVRKKCVAMLLAGGQGSRLSSLTKNLAKPAVPFGGKYRIIDFTLSNCANSGIDTVGVLTQYQPLELNTYIGIGSAWDLDRKNGGVTVLPPYAESSEMRWYKGTANAIYQNLNYLKQYDPEYVLILSGDHIYKMNYAEMLQYHIGKKADVTISVIEVPWEEASRFGIMNTNEEMEIVEFEEKPAHPKNNLASMGIYIFKWSVLKEYLEMDNRNDRSSHDFGKDIIPLLIEEKKRLVAYPFKGYWKDVGTVKSLWEANMDLLEDTPALNLFDHTWRIYSVNPNEPPQYIAPYAQVKESLVNEGCIVEGDVEHSVLFQGVYISQGAKVKDCVVMPNAVIGKNVYIEKAIVPPNVEIPDGTFICADQYEGEVILVTEEILGHFSEREDEKTWEN; encoded by the coding sequence ATGGTACGAAAAAAGTGCGTCGCTATGCTACTCGCAGGGGGACAAGGAAGTAGATTAAGCTCATTAACAAAAAATTTAGCTAAACCAGCTGTTCCGTTTGGAGGAAAGTACCGCATTATCGATTTTACATTAAGCAATTGTGCTAATTCAGGCATTGATACTGTTGGAGTGCTCACTCAATATCAGCCGTTAGAGTTAAATACGTATATTGGAATTGGAAGTGCATGGGATTTAGATCGGAAAAATGGAGGGGTAACCGTTCTCCCTCCGTACGCTGAATCGTCGGAAATGCGATGGTATAAAGGAACAGCGAATGCTATTTACCAAAACTTAAACTACTTGAAGCAATACGATCCGGAGTATGTGCTCATTCTTTCCGGTGACCATATTTATAAAATGAATTATGCGGAGATGCTGCAATACCATATTGGAAAAAAGGCAGATGTTACAATTTCTGTTATTGAAGTACCATGGGAAGAAGCGAGCCGTTTTGGAATTATGAACACAAATGAAGAGATGGAAATTGTAGAGTTTGAGGAGAAGCCAGCCCATCCGAAAAACAATTTAGCGTCTATGGGCATTTATATTTTTAAATGGTCTGTTTTGAAAGAGTATTTAGAAATGGACAATCGAAATGATCGTTCAAGCCACGACTTTGGCAAAGATATTATTCCTTTACTGATTGAAGAAAAAAAGCGGCTCGTGGCCTATCCGTTTAAAGGATATTGGAAAGACGTTGGGACGGTCAAAAGTTTATGGGAAGCAAATATGGATTTACTCGAAGATACTCCAGCATTAAATTTATTTGATCATACGTGGCGCATTTATTCTGTGAACCCGAATGAACCACCGCAATATATTGCTCCATACGCGCAAGTGAAGGAGTCTTTAGTGAATGAGGGATGTATTGTTGAAGGGGATGTGGAGCATTCTGTTTTGTTTCAAGGGGTGTACATTTCACAAGGTGCTAAAGTAAAAGATTGTGTTGTTATGCCTAATGCAGTGATTGGGAAAAATGTATACATTGAAAAAGCAATTGTTCCTCCGAATGTGGAAATTCCTGATGGAACGTTTATTTGTGCGGATCAATATGAAGGGGAAGTCATTCTTGTGACAGAGGAGATTTTGGGACATTTTTCTGAGAGAGAGGATGAGAAAACGTGGGAAAATTAA
- a CDS encoding sugar phosphate nucleotidyltransferase yields MGKLMLGVIDATTYKSEMSDLTLQRSIAAVPFAGRYRLIDFVLSNMVNSGIESVAIFPKYQYRSLMDHLGSGKNWDLNRKRDGLFFFPSPDLPISHIGSFQHFQQHIDYFLRSTQKYALICNSYTVCNIDYEEVLRRHITNGCDITRVCYRGKSLDMFILETSLLLDLIANQQRNQYRSIVDVVSDEGNGLTVCDYEYDGYVAVIDSIERYFHHSLELLQPDVWKQLFLKGRPIYTKVKDEPPTKYTSYACVHNAMVANGCIIEGEIENSIISRAVKIGKGTVVRSSIIMQKSQIGDHCHLEYVIVDKDARIGDGIKLIGTPNQPIVIRKGTIQGALMKS; encoded by the coding sequence GTGGGAAAATTAATGCTTGGGGTCATTGATGCAACGACATATAAGTCGGAAATGAGTGATTTGACACTCCAACGTTCCATTGCAGCTGTTCCATTTGCTGGGCGCTATCGGCTAATTGATTTTGTTTTATCAAATATGGTGAACTCAGGTATTGAAAGTGTCGCCATTTTCCCAAAGTATCAATATCGTTCATTAATGGACCATCTTGGTTCAGGAAAGAATTGGGACTTGAATCGGAAACGTGATGGATTGTTCTTCTTCCCTTCGCCTGACCTTCCGATTTCTCATATCGGTTCGTTTCAACATTTTCAACAACATATTGACTATTTTTTGCGAAGCACACAAAAGTACGCTCTTATTTGCAACAGTTATACGGTGTGCAATATTGATTATGAGGAAGTATTGCGACGTCATATAACTAACGGGTGCGACATTACCCGTGTATGTTATCGTGGGAAATCGCTTGATATGTTTATTTTAGAAACATCATTGTTGCTTGATTTAATCGCTAACCAACAAAGAAATCAATATCGAAGTATTGTTGATGTGGTGAGTGATGAAGGAAATGGGTTAACCGTATGTGACTATGAATATGATGGGTATGTCGCAGTTATTGATAGCATCGAACGTTATTTTCACCATAGCTTAGAACTTCTTCAGCCAGATGTGTGGAAGCAGTTGTTTTTAAAAGGAAGACCGATTTATACGAAAGTAAAAGATGAACCACCGACGAAATATACATCATATGCTTGTGTGCATAATGCAATGGTTGCGAATGGATGCATCATTGAAGGAGAAATTGAAAATAGTATTATTTCTAGAGCGGTGAAAATAGGAAAAGGAACTGTTGTACGCAGCAGTATTATTATGCAAAAAAGTCAAATCGGAGATCATTGTCATCTTGAATACGTGATTGTTGATAAAGATGCTCGCATTGGTGATGGGATAAAATTAATTGGAACACCGAATCAGCCAATCGTCATTCGAAAAGGGACAATACAAGGAGCGCTGATGAAATCGTGA
- the glgB gene encoding 1,4-alpha-glucan branching enzyme: MDEHLLTMSPTDLQMHLFHEGTFYQSYQLFGAHLIKRDGAIQTRFCVWAPHAREVRLVGTFNDWNGEKHKLTKINEQGVWMIVVPENLEGHLYKYEIMTRDGHIVLKADPYAFYAEKRPNTASIVYDLKGYKWNDQAWQRKKKRKPIYEQPMFIYEVHFGTWKKKDDGKFYTYKEMADELIPYVVEHGFTHIELLPLIEHPLDRSWGYQGTGYYAATSRYGTPHDLMYFIDRCHQEGIGVILDWVPGHFCKDAHGLYMFDGEPTYEYMNMQDRENIVWGTANFDLGKPEVHSFLISNALFWLEHYHIDGFRVDAVANMLYWPNSDVLHPNPYAISFLKKLNEVVFAFDPNVLMIAEDSTDWPKVTAPTYDGGLGFNYKWNMGWMNDVLSYMETSMHDRKYMHHKMTFSLLYAYTENFILPLSHDEVVHGKKSLLNKMPGDYWDKFAQLRLLYGYFMTHPGKKLLFMGGEFGQFDEWKDLEQLDWVLFDFDMHRKMDEYVKSLTNFYKKQKALYECDHDPNGFEWIDVNNAEQSIFSFIRRGKKEEDALIVVCNFTNIVYDDYKIGVPFLTSYREVFNSDEVMYGGAGHINKKVLVAHEEPYHGKPHHIRMTIPPYAITILRPIRKREGKESHGTKKVRRYATRRGTRK; the protein is encoded by the coding sequence ATGGATGAACATTTGTTGACAATGAGTCCAACCGATTTGCAGATGCATTTATTTCACGAAGGAACGTTTTATCAAAGTTATCAATTGTTTGGTGCACATCTTATCAAACGAGATGGAGCGATCCAAACCCGTTTTTGTGTATGGGCCCCGCACGCCAGAGAAGTTCGTCTTGTTGGAACGTTTAACGATTGGAACGGAGAGAAGCACAAGTTAACAAAAATAAACGAGCAAGGAGTATGGATGATTGTCGTCCCTGAAAATTTAGAAGGACATTTATACAAATACGAAATCATGACAAGAGATGGACATATCGTTCTGAAAGCAGATCCATATGCTTTTTACGCAGAAAAACGCCCCAATACTGCCTCTATTGTATATGATTTAAAAGGATATAAATGGAATGATCAAGCTTGGCAAAGAAAAAAGAAGCGAAAACCGATTTATGAACAACCAATGTTTATTTATGAAGTTCATTTTGGTACATGGAAGAAGAAAGATGATGGCAAATTTTATACATATAAAGAGATGGCAGATGAGTTAATTCCGTATGTTGTTGAACATGGATTTACTCACATTGAACTTTTGCCGCTTATTGAGCACCCGCTCGATCGTTCTTGGGGATATCAAGGAACAGGTTATTATGCTGCAACAAGCCGTTATGGAACGCCTCATGATTTAATGTATTTCATTGATCGTTGTCATCAGGAAGGAATTGGAGTCATTTTAGATTGGGTACCGGGACATTTTTGTAAAGATGCGCATGGGTTATATATGTTTGATGGTGAGCCGACATATGAATATATGAATATGCAAGATCGCGAAAATATTGTGTGGGGAACAGCAAATTTCGATTTAGGAAAACCAGAAGTGCATAGCTTTTTAATTTCGAACGCTTTGTTTTGGTTAGAACATTATCATATTGACGGTTTTCGTGTTGATGCGGTTGCAAATATGCTTTATTGGCCAAACAGTGATGTACTGCATCCAAATCCATACGCTATTTCATTTTTAAAAAAATTAAATGAGGTTGTATTTGCTTTTGATCCGAATGTATTAATGATTGCAGAAGATTCAACAGATTGGCCGAAAGTGACTGCCCCGACGTATGATGGTGGGTTAGGATTTAACTACAAATGGAACATGGGATGGATGAACGATGTATTAAGTTATATGGAAACGAGCATGCATGATCGAAAATATATGCATCATAAAATGACATTTTCTTTGTTATATGCTTACACAGAAAATTTTATTTTACCTTTATCCCATGACGAAGTGGTGCATGGAAAAAAATCGTTATTAAATAAAATGCCGGGTGATTATTGGGATAAATTTGCTCAACTTCGCTTGCTTTATGGATATTTTATGACGCATCCAGGGAAAAAACTGTTGTTTATGGGTGGGGAGTTTGGACAGTTCGATGAGTGGAAAGATTTAGAACAACTCGACTGGGTATTATTTGATTTTGATATGCATCGAAAAATGGATGAATACGTGAAATCTCTCACGAATTTTTATAAAAAGCAAAAAGCATTATATGAGTGTGATCACGATCCAAATGGGTTTGAATGGATTGATGTGAACAATGCTGAACAAAGTATTTTTTCTTTTATTCGACGAGGAAAAAAAGAAGAAGACGCGTTAATTGTCGTTTGCAATTTTACTAATATCGTGTATGACGATTACAAAATCGGTGTGCCATTTCTTACATCGTATCGAGAAGTATTCAATAGCGATGAAGTGATGTACGGTGGTGCGGGGCACATAAACAAAAAAGTGCTTGTGGCACATGAAGAGCCGTATCACGGAAAGCCGCATCATATTCGGATGACGATTCCTCCGTATGCCATTACGATTTTACGACCAATAAGAAAAAGAGAAGGGAAGGAAAGCCATGGTACGAAAAAAGTGCGTCGCTATGCTACTCGCAGGGGGACAAGGAAGTAG
- a CDS encoding cation diffusion facilitator family transporter, with protein sequence MYDFHHLPHMKVQTTSKKALWTTLLLTTFFTIVEIVGGILSNSLALLSDSAHMASDVIALGLSMFAIYFASRPPNKKFTFGYLRFEIIASFLNGLALVIISIGIFIEGIRRFIHPESIQFSFMLTIATIGFVVNLVLTIVLSRSIKEEENLNVKSALWHFIGDLLSSIGVIISAILIYFTGLYMFDPLISIIIGAIIFVGGLKIVRESYFILMDAVPHEFDIERIRADILSIEGVEDVHELHIWSISTNHYSLTAHVLIHEHIQPFCVILAINEMLKERYNLSHVTVQVEHPSIHQHGEYGKKFLEKKKNMHVDLREI encoded by the coding sequence ATGTATGATTTTCATCATTTACCGCATATGAAAGTACAAACGACATCAAAGAAAGCTCTTTGGACAACGCTGTTATTAACGACTTTTTTCACCATTGTTGAAATTGTAGGGGGTATTTTGTCTAATTCGCTTGCTCTATTGTCAGACTCAGCCCATATGGCCTCTGACGTCATCGCATTAGGTTTAAGCATGTTTGCCATTTATTTTGCTTCTCGCCCACCAAATAAAAAGTTTACATTTGGCTATTTACGATTTGAAATTATCGCTTCATTTTTAAATGGGCTTGCGCTTGTCATCATTTCCATTGGAATTTTTATTGAAGGAATTCGTCGGTTTATTCATCCTGAAAGCATCCAATTTTCCTTCATGCTAACTATCGCAACGATCGGATTTGTCGTTAATCTTGTGTTAACAATCGTTCTAAGTCGCAGCATAAAAGAAGAAGAAAATTTAAATGTAAAAAGCGCCTTATGGCACTTTATTGGTGACTTACTCAGCTCGATTGGTGTCATCATCTCAGCGATTTTAATTTACTTTACAGGGCTATATATGTTTGATCCACTCATTAGCATCATCATCGGTGCCATTATTTTTGTAGGCGGCTTAAAAATTGTGAGAGAATCGTATTTTATTTTAATGGATGCAGTGCCACATGAATTTGACATCGAGCGTATTCGTGCTGATATCCTTTCTATTGAAGGGGTAGAAGATGTACATGAGTTACACATTTGGTCCATTTCAACAAATCATTATTCCTTAACAGCACACGTTCTTATTCACGAGCATATTCAACCATTTTGTGTTATTTTAGCTATTAATGAAATGTTAAAAGAACGATACAACCTCTCCCATGTCACCGTTCAAGTTGAACATCCTTCTATTCATCAACATGGGGAATATGGAAAGAAATTTTTAGAGAAGAAAAAGAACATGCATGTAGATTTGAGAGAAATATAA